A genomic stretch from Flavobacterium humidisoli includes:
- a CDS encoding SDR family NAD(P)-dependent oxidoreductase, with amino-acid sequence MDLKLEGKKAFISGSTQGIGFAIAQQLLNEKAEVIINGRGEEKTNLAVQKLKTEFPNCKVSGIAADFSKKDQIDALLGQLNNIDILINNIGIFDLKNFEEIEDEDWYKIFEINVMSSVRLSKKLLPQMLEKKSGRIIFISSESGVNIPGNMIHYGMTKAAMTAVSNGLSKLTIGTEVTVNTILGGPTYSDGVATTIEHIASLQNIEVEQMKNSIVQQTNPHSLLQRFINPSEIASLAAYLASPLSLATNGASLRADGGVLKTV; translated from the coding sequence ATGGATTTAAAATTAGAAGGTAAAAAAGCTTTCATCAGTGGATCGACTCAAGGAATTGGTTTTGCTATTGCACAACAATTATTAAATGAAAAAGCAGAAGTAATCATCAACGGAAGAGGTGAAGAAAAAACAAATCTGGCGGTCCAAAAATTGAAAACTGAATTTCCTAACTGTAAAGTATCTGGAATCGCAGCAGATTTTAGCAAAAAGGATCAAATAGATGCGCTATTAGGCCAATTAAATAACATTGATATTTTAATTAATAATATTGGCATATTCGATCTAAAAAACTTCGAAGAAATTGAAGATGAAGATTGGTATAAAATATTTGAAATTAATGTGATGAGTTCTGTTCGTCTTTCTAAGAAACTTTTACCACAAATGCTAGAAAAGAAATCAGGAAGAATTATTTTTATAAGCAGTGAATCTGGAGTTAACATTCCAGGAAATATGATTCATTATGGAATGACTAAAGCAGCAATGACTGCTGTGAGCAATGGCTTATCAAAACTAACCATTGGAACTGAGGTAACCGTAAATACCATTCTAGGCGGACCCACTTATTCTGATGGTGTTGCGACTACTATAGAACATATAGCATCCCTGCAGAATATTGAAGTGGAACAAATGAAAAATAGCATTGTACAGCAAACCAATCCGCATTCTTTATTGCAGCGTTTTATAAATCCATCTGAAATTGCCTCCCTTGCCGCTTATCTCGCAAGTCCTCTTTCTCTGGCAACAAATGGAGCTTCTCTACGAGCAGATGGTGGTGTTTTAAAAACCGTTTAA
- a CDS encoding VOC family protein — MKTTHKKSNKKVQTSAATMLNLLILFSASEKTVAQTSAGIVGIDHVGINVPDLNKAVTFFNDVLGFTPVTQLGPIPLDADWKKLNHINPNTGAVTIKMINAGNGASIEVFEYADNKGSKTHPNTEDIGASHIAFYVKDINASVQYLKSKGVKMIGEPFTMTSGDTAGETWVYFETPWGSKMELVSYPNGKGYEKTNPKTILWSPKNEVMKKVSADDFDSKKNTAVVENHLKIWNEKDEVKRKALLNQVYAVNVEMVDRHFIAEGIEDINKFIVELQTKNPDFRFTAQSVETNHNIVRLYWQFGSKVKPSIVSGMDLFVIENGKVQKLYVFVDQKE; from the coding sequence ATGAAAACAACGCATAAAAAATCAAATAAAAAAGTGCAAACTTCAGCAGCCACAATGCTTAATTTATTAATACTCTTTTCTGCTTCAGAAAAAACAGTTGCACAAACTAGTGCAGGAATCGTCGGAATCGATCATGTCGGAATCAATGTTCCTGATCTTAATAAAGCCGTTACATTTTTTAATGATGTTCTGGGTTTTACACCTGTAACTCAATTAGGACCAATTCCGCTTGACGCTGATTGGAAAAAACTAAATCACATTAATCCAAATACTGGAGCCGTTACCATAAAAATGATCAATGCAGGAAACGGAGCAAGTATAGAAGTGTTTGAATATGCAGACAATAAAGGAAGCAAAACACACCCTAATACAGAAGATATTGGAGCATCTCATATTGCATTTTATGTAAAAGATATCAATGCATCTGTGCAATATTTGAAAAGTAAAGGTGTAAAAATGATAGGAGAACCTTTTACAATGACTTCTGGTGATACAGCAGGAGAAACTTGGGTTTATTTTGAAACGCCTTGGGGATCTAAAATGGAATTGGTTTCTTATCCTAATGGGAAAGGATATGAAAAAACGAATCCAAAAACGATATTATGGTCTCCAAAAAATGAAGTAATGAAAAAAGTTTCTGCTGATGATTTCGATTCTAAAAAGAACACGGCAGTAGTAGAAAACCATCTTAAAATCTGGAATGAAAAAGATGAGGTGAAACGCAAAGCTTTATTAAATCAAGTTTATGCGGTTAATGTTGAAATGGTTGACCGTCATTTTATTGCCGAAGGAATTGAGGATATCAATAAATTCATCGTAGAACTTCAAACTAAAAATCCTGATTTTAGATTTACAGCCCAATCTGTTGAAACCAATCATAATATAGTTCGTTTGTATTGGCAGTTTGGTTCAAAAGTAAAACCATCTATTGTAAGCGGTATGGATTTGTTTGTGATCGAAAATGGTAAAGTTCAGAAACTGTATGTTTTTGTGGACCAAAAAGAATAA
- a CDS encoding SDR family oxidoreductase has product MSKTIFITGTSTGFGKLTAVTLANAGHSVIAGMRNTNDKNAAAAKELQAIENIEVVDIDVTDDASVTKAIEKVLVKYGKIDVLINNAAVSGFGLLEGYSIDQVRKMFDVNVYSVLRMYQAVLPSMRKERNGLVINITTGASAHTLPFMVPYIASKLVVESFTEGLQDELADYGIENVSIQPGVYPTEMNNGSKAGIHADKTQIVEEYGEAATEKFNALGTALFGKMAQFDMNPQTIADGILELVSMKKGERPLRFPLDAIAQGTDKEFIEARANIKAKWVAAYTN; this is encoded by the coding sequence ATGTCAAAAACAATTTTCATTACAGGAACAAGTACAGGCTTCGGAAAATTAACAGCCGTAACATTAGCAAACGCAGGTCATTCCGTAATTGCAGGAATGCGAAATACAAATGATAAAAATGCCGCTGCTGCGAAAGAATTGCAAGCAATAGAAAACATTGAAGTAGTAGACATCGATGTTACAGATGATGCATCAGTTACTAAAGCAATCGAAAAAGTATTAGTTAAATACGGAAAAATAGATGTTTTAATCAATAATGCAGCAGTAAGTGGTTTTGGTTTGCTTGAAGGATATTCTATCGATCAGGTTCGCAAAATGTTTGATGTAAACGTTTACAGCGTACTTCGCATGTATCAGGCAGTGCTTCCTTCGATGAGAAAAGAAAGAAACGGACTCGTAATTAACATTACAACAGGAGCAAGCGCGCATACACTTCCATTTATGGTTCCGTATATCGCATCAAAACTAGTGGTTGAAAGTTTTACAGAAGGATTGCAAGACGAACTTGCCGATTATGGAATTGAAAACGTAAGCATTCAGCCTGGAGTTTATCCGACAGAAATGAATAACGGATCTAAAGCGGGTATTCACGCTGACAAAACACAAATTGTAGAAGAATATGGAGAAGCAGCAACCGAAAAATTCAACGCATTAGGCACTGCATTATTTGGAAAAATGGCTCAGTTTGATATGAATCCGCAGACCATTGCCGATGGTATTCTAGAATTGGTAAGTATGAAAAAAGGAGAGAGACCGCTTCGTTTTCCACTAGATGCCATTGCTCAAGGAACCGATAAAGAATTTATAGAAGCCCGCGCCAATATTAAAGCAAAATGGGTCGCAGCTTACACCAATTAA
- a CDS encoding Crp/Fnr family transcriptional regulator, whose amino-acid sequence MYEIFQKYLEEKTELTQAESERIQSFAIIKKLRKKQYLLQEGDVWKYDAFITKGCVRTYTVDEKGSEHVNNFSIENWWTGDRESLMMQQPSRFNIDAIEDTELVLFTHENFELLCREIPAFNNMVNAILQRSFIAAQNRIQASLTLTAEEKYLNFISKYPGFASRIPQTMIASYLGMTPETLSRIRKQTAKK is encoded by the coding sequence ATGTATGAAATATTCCAAAAGTATCTAGAAGAAAAAACAGAACTGACTCAGGCAGAATCGGAACGTATTCAATCATTTGCTATAATTAAAAAACTTCGTAAAAAACAATATTTGCTTCAAGAAGGAGATGTCTGGAAATACGATGCTTTTATTACAAAAGGCTGTGTTCGAACTTATACCGTTGATGAAAAAGGCAGTGAGCATGTAAATAATTTCAGTATCGAAAATTGGTGGACAGGAGATCGCGAGAGTTTAATGATGCAGCAACCGTCTCGTTTTAATATTGATGCTATTGAAGATACAGAGCTTGTTCTTTTTACTCATGAGAATTTTGAATTGCTATGCAGAGAAATTCCTGCATTTAATAATATGGTAAATGCTATTCTGCAGAGAAGTTTTATTGCCGCTCAAAATAGAATTCAGGCTTCACTTACTTTAACGGCCGAAGAAAAGTATTTGAACTTTATAAGTAAGTATCCAGGTTTTGCTTCGAGAATTCCTCAAACTATGATCGCTTCGTATTTGGGTATGACACCAGAAACGCTAAGCCGTATTCGAAAACAAACAGCAAAGAAATAA
- a CDS encoding DHA2 family efflux MFS transporter permease subunit yields the protein MLNNKEEKKEQNAVYLLPLVTAIAMFMQSLDGTILNTSLPSIAKNMGYSATEMDSVIVTYTLTLAMFIPLSGWLADKFGTRTMFMIAVFLFIMGSLFCALSVDLNTLNMARVLQAVGASMMVPIARLAILYQYPKNELLKTMNFITLFGLLGMVAGPSLGGFLSDNFSWHWIFLINIPIGLIGISMAYRIMPNFKHAVGRFDFRGLVYFSLALISITLVLELIGNGRPHMIVILSLLFLFGLLSLFYYIHYKKTEKPIIDLHLLNIRTLKIGLMGSLITRLGIGGLPLLLPLMLQTSFGYSASVSGLLLLPSALSNVAVKPFMVNIIKFFGYRTVLISNTILLGIVLIVLGFVTKETPIGYYILLMIFYGIFTSIQMSAMNTITLSDLDQDTASGGNTMLVIMQQLSVSFGVSVASLALSLFQDGIFNVDASKAFQYTFIALAVFTIFSSFTFSKLSKTDGGGYM from the coding sequence ATGCTGAATAATAAAGAAGAAAAGAAAGAACAAAATGCAGTATATCTGCTTCCTTTGGTAACTGCAATCGCCATGTTTATGCAATCTTTAGATGGTACAATTCTTAATACTTCGCTGCCTTCAATAGCCAAAAATATGGGATATTCGGCAACCGAAATGGATTCGGTTATTGTAACCTACACACTCACATTAGCAATGTTTATTCCGCTTTCAGGATGGCTTGCAGATAAGTTTGGCACCAGAACAATGTTTATGATTGCTGTATTTCTGTTTATCATGGGATCTTTGTTTTGTGCCCTTTCAGTTGATTTGAATACGCTTAATATGGCACGTGTTTTACAAGCGGTTGGTGCTTCAATGATGGTGCCAATTGCCCGATTGGCTATTTTGTACCAATACCCTAAAAACGAACTGCTTAAAACAATGAACTTTATAACCTTATTTGGATTGTTAGGAATGGTTGCTGGTCCAAGTTTAGGAGGTTTTCTATCTGATAATTTCAGTTGGCATTGGATTTTTCTAATAAATATACCAATAGGACTAATCGGAATTTCGATGGCATATCGCATTATGCCTAATTTTAAGCACGCAGTAGGAAGATTCGATTTTAGGGGATTGGTTTATTTCAGTTTGGCACTAATTTCTATTACTTTGGTTTTAGAACTTATTGGAAACGGACGACCACACATGATTGTAATTCTAAGTTTATTGTTTCTCTTCGGACTGCTTTCTCTCTTTTATTACATTCATTATAAAAAAACTGAAAAACCCATAATCGACCTGCATCTTTTAAATATTAGAACCTTAAAAATAGGGCTGATGGGAAGTTTAATTACCAGACTTGGAATTGGCGGACTGCCATTGCTTTTACCGCTTATGCTGCAAACCAGTTTTGGTTACTCGGCATCTGTATCAGGATTATTGCTGTTGCCTTCTGCTTTGTCCAATGTTGCTGTTAAACCTTTTATGGTAAATATTATAAAGTTTTTTGGTTACAGGACGGTATTGATAAGTAATACCATTTTGCTAGGAATTGTCTTGATTGTTCTTGGATTTGTAACGAAAGAAACCCCAATTGGATACTATATTTTATTGATGATATTCTACGGAATTTTCACCTCTATACAAATGTCTGCCATGAACACCATTACGCTTTCAGATTTAGATCAAGATACAGCGAGCGGCGGAAATACTATGTTGGTTATTATGCAGCAGCTTTCAGTAAGTTTTGGAGTTTCTGTGGCGAGTCTTGCGCTTTCTTTATTTCAGGACGGAATATTCAATGTAGACGCTTCAAAAGCATTTCAATATACTTTTATTGCATTGGCTGTTTTTACGATCTTTTCAAGCTTTACTTTTTCAAAATTAAGTAAAACAGATGGAGGAGGCTATATGTAA